The DNA window AACACCAGCGGAGCGATAGAAATCGGCTGCTGCAAAAATGCTTTTATGGAATTGGGCTTAGGCATTAATCTCCGTCATTGTCTTGATAAGTGATTTGAATGCCAATGGCAGAAGTCATATCTGTTTTTATTAATACTACAGTTTTAACAAATTCGTCAAAGGCTGTTTGCACTAAAGATTCATTGGAAATAACTGCATCAGATAATGGATCTGGAACAGCTTGCAAGGCGGTTTCATCTTTTTCAAATTGCTCAATGATCGCTTCCGACAAACTTTGTCCATCGCGGTATTCTGCGCCCAATTGATCTAAATAGCTCTCTAAGCTCGGTCCAGTTTGACTGGAATTAAAAGCCTTGCCCCGAAATACATTGACTATGTTTTGTAAATTAATCAGTGCCAATTCTTTGGAAATGCCGCTGTAATAGGCTTCTACATTTCCGGGTAATGCCTGACCAGATGATTTTGCGCCCAGTGGAATTCCAATTCTTGGGTTTTTAGTCAACTCGAATTCAAAATTGAATTCATTGATCAAAAGACTGGTAGAACTTCCGATATCCGTTCCTGTTGCCCCTACAAAAGTAGATCTGTAATTGTCCCATTTGTCAATGGTAGAGGTGGTTCTGGTGGAAATATCTCCAAAAACATCTTCTAAATATTGCAAGCGATTTGCCGCATCGGCATCTGTGGTGTAATATTCCAATATTTCAGTATTGTCTTCACCCAATCCGAAAAGTAGGTAGTCCATTGCAGGAAGTCCTTTGGCTTTGATATTTGAGGGAATGTCCAAATCATAGCTTCCTTCGCTGATGTTTTTGTCAATTATAAATACATCGGTAGGAAAAGTATTGACATTGGAGCGCAAAATCACTTCTGCTGCAGGGCCAAATTCATACAATTCGACATTTTGCCAACTTCTGTAAGTATTTAGAAAAGTGGTTTGCAACAGCGCCAAAGCCTGTGTGCTTGGGTTATTGGAAAAGGCATTCAATACCGTTTCCAGGCTATCCACTTTTTGCTCGAAATGCTGGTAAGCAGGCAATATTAGGTTGTCTGCATAATTCTCCAGCATGGCTTGCCGATCAAAATCATCACCATTGTTATCACCGTCTTTATTGCCGCAAGAGGGCAGTAAGAAAGTAATGCCCATAAAAACCAATAGCAGACCAAAAGTCCGCCATTGATTGTTATGAAACAAAACTGTTATAGTTTTTTTGCTTTCATTCATTGTTGAAATATTTTTTACAAGTTTGCTTTTACATCATCCAAGCTATATACGCTTGAAATTTCATCTCTAATTGTAGTCAAATCATTATCAGTTGTAGCGTATAGGTTGTCGCCTAAATCATCAAGCCAGCCATCTACCTGTGCATTGGTAACTTTACCACCTTCATTGAATTTCAGGGAGAAAATAAATGCGTAAGCTTCAGACAATTGGTGGTTTCTGGTTACAGGATCGGTATTGCCACGCGCATCGTTCAGGTAGTGGATTGCAGTTCCGGCAACAACCAATTCCCACTCATTTCTGATATCGGTAATCATATTGTCGCGGGTAGTTAAATCGTCATTGGAAATAGCAGCTCTTCCTTTTAAGAAAGCGTCCATGATTTTTTGGTTACTGCCCAAAAGTTCATCCCTTCCATCGCAGTATTTACCCCAAAAACGATCAGATTTGCTTTGAGGAAAATCTGTTGGCACACCAAAATAACCGAAAGCCTCATCCCAATGGTGCTCCATTGTAGTGTAATATTTTCCGGCAGCTTCATCAGCAGGACCAGAATTGTCCACATCCATTTTTCCATCACCGAGGTAAACAGAAGTACCTTGATAATACATCAATGCGCCCATCAAACCTTTTTCGATCAACTGTGTGAATTCATAGCCGTTTTCATCTAATAGGTATTGTTTTTCTCCATTGTCGGCAACACCAGCGGTTCCGTCAGCAGCAGCATCAGAAGACAAACTTGCTTGCTCGATGGCGTCTGCATATTCATCAAATTTTGACTGTACGGAAGGCGCAATTTTGTCGAAAATTTGTTTGGTAGAACCATTTAAATTGCTCGCGCTGTAGTGGTCGCCAATGTTTCTGTACATTTCCTTGATTTTGTCCGCATCCAATTGCGCACCGTTGTTTCCAGTTTTTAAGTAGCTTGTGATTTCAGCAACCATATCCAATCGCTCAGTCTGACCGGTATAGCTTACAGTGTTTCTGCCTTCAGCATCTGTAAATACATAAGTAGAGGGTACATCGTAAGAAGTATCTTCGTCCTCATCATCCTTGTTGCAGGATGTCAAAAAAGTGGATGCACTCAAAACGAGCATCGCTAGAAATAAAAAGTTTGTTTTTAATTGATTCATCATAATTTTGGTTTTTGTTTATTTAGACTTATTCTAATTACAGGGCAAAAGTAGCTCTGTGAGACAATTGGTACAATACCTATGGGTAGGTATATTGATTGGAATAGGATAAGATTATGAGGTTGGAGTATGCTTATTGACAACTACCGGATCAAAGTCAGCGAGCCGTGCCATTTGTCAGAACGGCCATCCTTAAAGACCATACTGAATCGCCAGGCAAATACATCGGGAGGGAGCAGTTCGCCTTTGTAGGTTCCGTCCCACTGGAAATTAGGATCGTTACTTTCGAATATTTTCTCTCCCCAACGGTCAAAAAGAAGTACGCGGAAATATTTTATACCTTCCAGATCACCAAACAGCTCCCAGAAATCATTCTCCCCATCGCCATTGGGTGTGAAAGCGTTTGGAATAAATATATTGTAGGGCTCCACGATCAGCACAGCTGTACCTACGTCATAACAACTGTCCTCATTCAATACCACAACGGTAAATTCAGTGGAATTTAGGGCTGTAAATTCAGGGGCAGGACAATCGTCACATGACAAGTCACCGGCAGGTTCCCAACTGTATGTGAAGATGCCATCCTGGTTTACTGAAGTTTGCAGGACAATGGTCTCACCTGTTTTGAGTGTGTCGTATTCAGGGGAGACACTTATGCTGAAACCAGTATCCGGCTCGTTGATGGTAAAGGAATCTGTCAAAAGACAGCCATTGGCATCGGTGATGCTCAGTGAATAGTCACCTGCACTTAGGTTGCTAAATATTCCGTTGTTGTTTGATGCTCCCGAAGAAAGTTCAAAAGTATAGGCTGGTGTGCCGCCATCATTTGAAATGATAATCTGCCCCTGCGCCTGGCCTTTGCAGGGTGCGTTCTGGATTTCAAAGAGGGAGGAAAGGGGGGCGGGCTGACCTATAACCACCGAGATAGTATCTGTACAGCCATTGCTGTCAAGAACGGCAAGGTCGTAGGTACCTGCTGCCAGACTATTGAAATGTCCATTGGGATCGTGTACAAAATCAAGACCATTGTCAGTGACAGTAAAATCATAAGGAGGGGTTCCGGCTGGTACATTTGCAACGATACTGCCAGATGAATCTTCATAGCATAGCAGATCGGTAGTGGTTGCGGTCAGTTCCAAAGGCTGAGCTTCATTCAGGGAGAAGCTGCTGTCGGTCTCACATCCGTTTTGATCACTAACGGTGACGGAATAATCCTCGGCTGCCAGTGAGCTGGCCGTGTCATTGGCGGATACATTGGGGTTCCAGGTAAAGGAATAAGGGCTGCCATTTCCACCAATTACGGACAATATGATATTGCCGGAACTGTCATCAATACAATTGACATCGTTCAGTTGTGCCGCTATTATAATTTCTCCAGGTTCAGAAATACTAAAGACACCCAATTGCCCACAACCTGAGGAATCCAGTACTGTAACGGAATAATCCCCTGCCGGAATGTTTACGGAAGGGGCAGTACTGCTGTCGCTCCAAAGGTAGGTATATGGAGGGTTCCCAAATGTTGGGTTGACAGTTGCCGAACCATCTTCACCGAAACAGGACGCATCGATAACATCAACTAAAATGGTATCCGGAACAGGTTCAGAAATTTCTATGCTGTCAATGAAAGTACAGCCATTCTGGTCAGTGGCTGTTACAGAATAAGTTCCAGCATCAAGATCGGAAATGGTGTCGCCAACAAGGCCGCTGGTCCATTCATATACCACGGTTCCTGTGGCATTGATAAATTCAGCAGAAGCCATGCCATCCTGTGCACCAAAGCATGAAATATCCATGGCGTCAAGCCACAAAAGCTGTGGGTCAGGTTCGGAAATAGAATCTGAGAAAAAAGCAGGACAGCCAAAGGCATCCATGATGGTATCTGAATAAATGCCTGGAGATAGATCAGTTAGGAGCAGCGTGTCAACAAGTAAGGTATCGCCCTGGTAAAAATAAGGGGCTGATCCACCTGAAACCACGATTGAGAGTGTGCCGTCATTAGAACCGTGACATGTTGCATCTGTTGAAAAAGTAAGAACTATTAAAGAAGAATCGGGTTCAGATATGGTGTCAGAACCAAAAACTTCACAGCCGTTACTGTCTGTAATTGAGAAATTGTATATTCCCGAAGTTAAGTTTGTTGGATTACTGCCAACTACCGAATTTGAATCCCATTGATATGTGTAAGGTGTTGTTCCTCCATTAACAAAAATGTTGATGGCTCCATTACTGTCTCCAAAGCATTCGATATTGGTTGAAAGAGAGGTGAAAGTTAACTCATCAGGCTCATTTATGCTAAATAGTCCCAATTGCCCACAGCCGGAAGAATCGGTAACGGTAACGGAATAATCCCCAGCCGGAAGGCTTACGGAAGGATCGGTACTGCTGTCGCTCCACAAGTAGGAGTAAGGAGGGTTTCCGAACGATGGGTTGACAGTTGCAGAACCATCTTCACCAAAACAGGGCGCATCGATAACATCAACAGAAATGGTATCGGGATCAGGTTCAGAAATTTCTATGCTGTCAATGAAGGTACAGCCGTTCTGGTCAGTTGCTGTTACAGAATATGTTCCAGCATCAAGACCGGAAATGGTATCTCCAACAAGGCCGCCCGTCCATTCATATACCACGGTTCCTGTGGCATTGATAAATTCAGCAGAAGCCATGCCATCCTGTGCACCAAAGCATGAAATATCCATGGCGTCAAGCCACAAAAGCTGTGGGTCAGGTTCGGAAATAGAATCTGAGAAAAAAGCAGGACAGCCAAAGGCATCCATGATGGTATCTGAATAAATGCCTGGAGATAGATCAGTTAGGAGCAGCGTGTCAACAAGTAAGGTATCGCCCTGGTAAAAATAAGGGGCTGACCCACCTGAAACCACGATTGAGAGTGTGCCGTCATCTGAGCCTTGGCAGTTTGCATCGGTAGCTTCAACGATAAGGGAATCAGAAGCAAAGGCGGAGACATAAAAATTAGTGCAGACCGTATCGGAGCAGGAAGTGTCGGCATTAAAGACAATGGCACAAAGCTCAAAGGAATCAGCGGAAAGACTGGCAACAGGAACCTCATAAACATGGGGCATGGCAACGGTATCAAAGACAGTTCCATTTAAAGAAAGATGGGCAAAAGCTCCACCGGTAAAAACTCTGATAACGGTATCACCAAGGCAATAGGTGGAATCAAAAGCGGAAATTTCCGGGTCGATATTGCAGCAGGGTTCTACAAATACATCGACAGTATCGATTCTGTCACAATTAATTGAATCGAAGGTGTGTACCACATAAGTAGCATTTGAATCAGGAGCAATAAAAGGACTTTGGCAAGTGTCGCAAGAGAGATAATCATTGCCATTGATTTGTTGCCACAACCATGAAATGCCTGAACGAGCATGAAGTTGCAAAGTATCTCCTATGCAAACTGTTGAATCATGATAAGTAATGAATGGATATGTGATTACACCTGCATTGTAAGAATAAGCTTCAGCAAAGGCATGTCCGTAAATTGTAGCTATAAATCCTGGTTCAGTTTTCGTATCATCAATATCATGATACTGAGCTTGGGTAGTTGAATTGGTTACATCAACTTGTATAAACTCATAGTTTGTACCAGGTACTGAATTCCAGGTACCATTTAAAGGAGCGTTGTTCAATAAAATTCCATTATTTGATGTGCCGTCAGAAATTGTGATGATTGTAAGAAAGTCTTGTTTGCCATTGTTGTTGTTTGCATGGGGCATTATAGCAGCAGTAGTATTTGATATCATTTGATCTAATGCTGAAAGATAAAGCATACTCGGCCCTATTTGCGAATTGGTATTATTTGGATTTAGAGAGGCGCTAAATTGAGTTACCGAAATAGGATTTGTACCTCTGATATACATTGGCGTTTTTATTGCGCTTAAATTAAAACTGCTTAGTGGCAATTCAACTATTTCAGCGCTACCGGGTATTCCTGATGTTTGGGATGGGTTGTATCCTAAAATTACATATTCCCCTTTGTTGAGATTGATATTGTTTCCTGTTGATTGAGAAACCAGATATTCACCATTAATTTCTATTTCAGTGTCAGCTTCTCTGGCTACTATTTTGAAATAATCAGTACTAGCTGCATTTTGAAATGGCGTTGAAATATACGTACACCCCCAGCTTTCTACCGGATAGATTTGTTCATATAAATGATCCCAATTACCTTGCCCATTAACGTGTATTGAATCACCGGGTATTGCAGAGGCCATACTTCCACCAAATACAGCAATTTTCTTT is part of the Chitinophagales bacterium genome and encodes:
- a CDS encoding imelysin family protein, which gives rise to MNESKKTITVLFHNNQWRTFGLLLVFMGITFLLPSCGNKDGDNNGDDFDRQAMLENYADNLILPAYQHFEQKVDSLETVLNAFSNNPSTQALALLQTTFLNTYRSWQNVELYEFGPAAEVILRSNVNTFPTDVFIIDKNISEGSYDLDIPSNIKAKGLPAMDYLLFGLGEDNTEILEYYTTDADAANRLQYLEDVFGDISTRTTSTIDKWDNYRSTFVGATGTDIGSSTSLLINEFNFEFELTKNPRIGIPLGAKSSGQALPGNVEAYYSGISKELALINLQNIVNVFRGKAFNSSQTGPSLESYLDQLGAEYRDGQSLSEAIIEQFEKDETALQAVPDPLSDAVISNESLVQTAFDEFVKTVVLIKTDMTSAIGIQITYQDNDGD
- a CDS encoding DUF4856 domain-containing protein, translated to MMNQLKTNFLFLAMLVLSASTFLTSCNKDDEDEDTSYDVPSTYVFTDAEGRNTVSYTGQTERLDMVAEITSYLKTGNNGAQLDADKIKEMYRNIGDHYSASNLNGSTKQIFDKIAPSVQSKFDEYADAIEQASLSSDAAADGTAGVADNGEKQYLLDENGYEFTQLIEKGLMGALMYYQGTSVYLGDGKMDVDNSGPADEAAGKYYTTMEHHWDEAFGYFGVPTDFPQSKSDRFWGKYCDGRDELLGSNQKIMDAFLKGRAAISNDDLTTRDNMITDIRNEWELVVAGTAIHYLNDARGNTDPVTRNHQLSEAYAFIFSLKFNEGGKVTNAQVDGWLDDLGDNLYATTDNDLTTIRDEISSVYSLDDVKANL
- a CDS encoding T9SS type B sorting domain-containing protein, with the protein product MCRAISFILFAMYCFTPCVVAQNNFTSEGTSFHFAYLQNRTLLTGDVSDFYHNDITLWVYISNTSQTETAHIELNFSGGNSLLSYINNQAHVTSLGNNQFSIDPGKVGEFELKPTAFTSYSRQERDVRNIQLMFNGYCQNKVIEVLSIPNANTNEIPLSVYAESRQAYSRDQSLILPDKSLGTNYIVSTHYSDGLLDGMNRAHGGSNPPWGNKGGPCEIGIAAIEDNTEIEFRVPTHAYTNNNNGIVNSNVGMMPGNYTGNLTLYSNCFGSNSNNFSIGSTYTFLLNKGESLQIQGDSIDLSGTEVRSVNGKKIAVFGGSMASAIPGDSIHVNGQGNWDHLYEQIYPVESWGCTYISTPFQNAASTDYFKIVAREADTEIEINGEYLVSQSTGNNINLNKGEYVILGYNPSQTSGIPGSAEIVELPLSSFNLSAIKTPMYIRGTNPISVTQFSASLNPNNTNSQIGPSMLYLSALDQMISNTTAAIMPHANNNNGKQDFLTIITISDGTSNNGILLNNAPLNGTWNSVPGTNYEFIQVDVTNSTTQAQYHDIDDTKTEPGFIATIYGHAFAEAYSYNAGVITYPFITYHDSTVCIGDTLQLHARSGISWLWQQINGNDYLSCDTCQSPFIAPDSNATYVVHTFDSINCDRIDTVDVFVEPCCNIDPEISAFDSTYCLGDTVIRVFTGGAFAHLSLNGTVFDTVAMPHVYEVPVASLSADSFELCAIVFNADTSCSDTVCTNFYVSAFASDSLIVEATDANCQGSDDGTLSIVVSGGSAPYFYQGDTLLVDTLLLTDLSPGIYSDTIMDAFGCPAFFSDSISEPDPQLLWLDAMDISCFGAQDGMASAEFINATGTVVYEWTGGLVGDTISGLDAGTYSVTATDQNGCTFIDSIEISEPDPDTISVDVIDAPCFGEDGSATVNPSFGNPPYSYLWSDSSTDPSVSLPAGDYSVTVTDSSGCGQLGLFSINEPDELTFTSLSTNIECFGDSNGAINIFVNGGTTPYTYQWDSNSVVGSNPTNLTSGIYNFSITDSNGCEVFGSDTISEPDSSLIVLTFSTDATCHGSNDGTLSIVVSGGSAPYFYQGDTLLVDTLLLTDLSPGIYSDTIMDAFGCPAFFSDSISEPDPQLLWLDAMDISCFGAQDGMASAEFINATGTVVYEWTSGLVGDTISDLDAGTYSVTATDQNGCTFIDSIEISEPVPDTILVDVIDASCFGEDGSATVNPTFGNPPYTYLWSDSSTAPSVNIPAGDYSVTVLDSSGCGQLGVFSISEPGEIIIAAQLNDVNCIDDSSGNIILSVIGGNGSPYSFTWNPNVSANDTASSLAAEDYSVTVSDQNGCETDSSFSLNEAQPLELTATTTDLLCYEDSSGSIVANVPAGTPPYDFTVTDNGLDFVHDPNGHFNSLAAGTYDLAVLDSNGCTDTISVVIGQPAPLSSLFEIQNAPCKGQAQGQIIISNDGGTPAYTFELSSGASNNNGIFSNLSAGDYSLSITDANGCLLTDSFTINEPDTGFSISVSPEYDTLKTGETIVLQTSVNQDGIFTYSWEPAGDLSCDDCPAPEFTALNSTEFTVVVLNEDSCYDVGTAVLIVEPYNIFIPNAFTPNGDGENDFWELFGDLEGIKYFRVLLFDRWGEKIFESNDPNFQWDGTYKGELLPPDVFAWRFSMVFKDGRSDKWHGSLTLIR